A single genomic interval of Nocardioides nitrophenolicus harbors:
- a CDS encoding DHA2 family efflux MFS transporter permease subunit: protein MTQTAVPEAEPLDRTARTVIAVVVLGMITTVLDATIVSVATDRLAAEFTVSLTTIQWVMTGYLLAFTATIPLAGWAMDRYGARRVWLLAVGVFTLGSLLCGAAWSASSLIGFRVLQGAGAGLVSPVGIAMVARAVGPRRMGRAMAVVGIPMMLGPILGPVLGGVLIDSVDWRWIFLVNIPVGLACLAWSVRALAASPGAGRERLDLLGLALLSPGLVALAYGVTSLASSSSSRTAVVGGIGGGTLLLVAFVGHALRVDRPLVELRHFATRGFATATAVQFLAVGVLTGAGFLLPLYHLLARGESELTTGLLLVPQGVGAALAMALTGRLVDRGRGRAVVLVGVGLLALGFLGYTAVGSAPGQVYLGVALFAIGLGAGCIFAPTSAAAYAALDHAAIPRATTTMSIAQRTGGVVATAVFATVLQHQLAAGVPADAFAAAFRWPLAIAVLALIPALLLPVTRRPGRK from the coding sequence ATGACCCAGACCGCCGTCCCCGAGGCGGAGCCGCTCGACCGGACCGCCCGCACCGTCATCGCCGTCGTCGTCCTCGGCATGATCACCACCGTCCTCGACGCGACCATCGTCAGCGTCGCCACCGACCGCCTCGCCGCGGAGTTCACCGTCTCGCTGACCACGATCCAGTGGGTGATGACCGGCTACCTGCTGGCCTTCACCGCCACCATCCCGCTCGCCGGCTGGGCGATGGACCGCTACGGCGCCCGCCGGGTCTGGCTGCTCGCCGTCGGCGTGTTCACCCTCGGCTCGCTGCTGTGCGGCGCTGCGTGGTCCGCGTCCTCCCTCATCGGCTTCCGGGTGCTCCAGGGCGCGGGCGCCGGCCTGGTCAGCCCGGTCGGCATCGCCATGGTCGCCCGCGCCGTCGGCCCGCGGCGGATGGGCCGGGCGATGGCGGTCGTCGGCATCCCGATGATGCTCGGCCCGATCCTCGGCCCGGTGCTGGGCGGCGTCCTGATCGACAGCGTCGACTGGCGCTGGATCTTCCTGGTCAACATCCCGGTCGGCCTGGCCTGCCTGGCCTGGTCGGTCCGCGCGCTCGCCGCATCCCCTGGGGCCGGTCGCGAACGACTCGACCTCCTCGGCCTGGCCCTGCTCTCCCCCGGCCTGGTCGCGCTGGCGTACGGCGTCACCTCGCTCGCCTCGTCCTCGTCCTCACGCACCGCCGTCGTCGGCGGGATCGGCGGCGGCACGCTGCTGCTGGTCGCCTTCGTCGGGCACGCGCTGCGGGTCGACCGGCCGCTCGTCGAGCTGCGCCACTTCGCGACCCGCGGCTTCGCGACCGCCACCGCCGTGCAGTTCCTCGCCGTCGGCGTCCTCACCGGCGCGGGCTTCCTGCTCCCGCTCTACCACCTGCTCGCGCGCGGCGAGTCGGAGCTGACCACCGGGCTGCTGCTGGTCCCGCAGGGCGTCGGCGCCGCCCTCGCGATGGCGCTGACCGGCCGGCTCGTCGACCGCGGTCGGGGGCGGGCCGTCGTCCTGGTCGGCGTGGGGCTGCTCGCGCTCGGCTTCCTCGGCTACACGGCCGTCGGGAGCGCACCCGGGCAGGTCTACCTCGGCGTCGCGCTATTCGCGATCGGGCTCGGCGCGGGCTGCATCTTCGCCCCGACCAGTGCGGCGGCGTACGCGGCGCTCGACCATGCCGCGATCCCCCGCGCCACCACGACCATGAGCATCGCCCAGCGCACCGGCGGTGTGGTCGCGACCGCGGTCTTCGCCACCGTCCTGCAGCACCAGCTCGCCGCCGGCGTACCGGCCGACGCCTTCGCCGCCGCCTTCCGCTGGCCGCTCGCGATCGCCGTCCTCGCCCTCATCCCGGCCCTGCTGCTCCCCGTCACCCGCCGACCCGGCAGAAAGTAG
- the pruA gene encoding L-glutamate gamma-semialdehyde dehydrogenase yields MDAITTPPAPVNEPNLTYAPGSAEREALVAQLDALGGTTRQLDAHIGGERVPGGGEEIAVVQPHAHQKVLGVLRNSTADDAKSAIAAAREAAPGWRALPFDERAAVILRAAELLAGPWRQRLNAATVLGQSKTSFQAEIDAACELIDFWRFNVHFARQILAEQPIRNAPGVWNRTDHRPLEGFVYAITPFNFTAIAGNLPTAPALMGNTVIWKPSPTQQLAASLTMELLEEAGMPPGVINMLPGDGLAVSEVALAHPDLAGIHFTGSTATFQRLWATVGANLPSYRTYPRLVGETGGKDFVIAHPSADPDVLRTALIRGAFEYSGQKCSAASRAYVPASLWARMGADLAAQTDALPVGDPTDFANFTGAVIDARAFAKHQAALERAAATPGLSVIAGGTADDSVGWFVRPTVVVADDPSDEMFSTEYFGPILVVHVYDDSRPGAFEDVVRQAESAAPYALTGSILAADRSAIDWASNELRFAAGNFYVNDKPTGAVVGQQPFGGGRASGTNDKAGSALNLLRWTSPRSIKETLVPPTDHAYPHMR; encoded by the coding sequence ATGGACGCCATCACCACCCCGCCGGCTCCCGTCAACGAGCCCAACCTGACCTATGCGCCGGGCAGTGCCGAGCGCGAGGCGCTCGTCGCGCAGCTCGACGCGCTGGGCGGCACCACGCGCCAGCTCGACGCCCACATCGGCGGCGAACGGGTGCCCGGGGGCGGCGAGGAGATCGCCGTCGTCCAGCCGCACGCCCACCAGAAGGTGCTCGGCGTGCTGCGCAACAGCACCGCCGACGACGCGAAGTCCGCGATCGCCGCCGCCCGGGAGGCGGCTCCCGGCTGGCGGGCGCTGCCGTTCGACGAGCGCGCCGCGGTGATCCTGCGTGCCGCGGAGCTGCTGGCGGGCCCGTGGCGGCAGCGGCTCAACGCCGCGACCGTGCTGGGGCAGTCGAAGACGTCCTTCCAGGCCGAGATCGACGCGGCGTGCGAGCTGATCGACTTCTGGCGGTTCAACGTCCACTTCGCCCGCCAGATCCTCGCCGAGCAGCCGATCCGGAATGCTCCCGGGGTCTGGAACCGCACCGACCACCGCCCGCTCGAGGGCTTCGTCTACGCGATCACGCCCTTCAACTTCACCGCCATCGCCGGCAACCTGCCGACCGCGCCGGCATTGATGGGCAACACCGTCATCTGGAAGCCGTCGCCCACCCAGCAGCTCGCCGCGTCGCTGACCATGGAGCTGCTCGAGGAGGCCGGGATGCCGCCGGGCGTGATCAACATGCTCCCCGGCGACGGGCTCGCCGTGTCCGAGGTCGCGCTCGCGCACCCCGACCTCGCCGGCATCCACTTCACCGGCTCCACCGCTACCTTCCAGAGGCTGTGGGCGACCGTGGGAGCCAACCTGCCGTCGTACCGGACCTATCCGCGGCTGGTGGGGGAGACCGGCGGCAAGGACTTCGTGATCGCCCACCCGTCGGCCGACCCCGACGTACTGCGCACGGCGCTGATCCGCGGCGCCTTCGAGTACTCCGGCCAGAAGTGCTCGGCCGCGTCGCGGGCCTACGTCCCCGCGTCGCTGTGGGCCCGGATGGGCGCCGACCTCGCCGCCCAGACCGACGCGCTGCCCGTCGGCGACCCGACCGACTTCGCGAACTTCACCGGCGCGGTGATCGACGCGCGGGCCTTCGCCAAGCACCAGGCGGCCCTCGAGCGCGCCGCCGCCACCCCGGGCCTCTCCGTCATCGCGGGCGGGACCGCCGACGACAGCGTCGGCTGGTTCGTGCGTCCCACCGTCGTCGTCGCCGACGACCCTTCCGACGAGATGTTCTCGACCGAGTACTTCGGCCCGATCCTCGTGGTCCACGTGTACGACGACAGCCGGCCCGGCGCCTTCGAGGACGTCGTACGACAGGCGGAGTCGGCGGCTCCCTACGCGCTGACCGGCTCGATCCTGGCCGCGGACCGGTCCGCGATCGACTGGGCGAGCAACGAGCTGCGCTTCGCGGCCGGCAACTTCTACGTCAACGACAAGCCCACCGGCGCCGTCGTCGGCCAGCAGCCCTTCGGTGGCGGCCGGGCCTCGGGCACCAACGACAAGGCCGGCTCGGCGCTGAACCTGCTGCGCTGGACCTCGCCCCGCTCGATCAAGGAGACCCTCGTCCCTCCCACCGACCACGCCTACCCCCACATGCGCTGA
- a CDS encoding proline dehydrogenase family protein, giving the protein MLDQALSHTLNRASRSARARRAVESFPPTRKVVDRFVPGETTADAVAAARRLVATGRVVSIDVLGEDVRDLAGARAMRDAYLALVSALAEAGCAAGADLSLKLSAMGQALPGGTTIATDHAAEVADAAAALGCTVTLDMEDHTTVDSTLAIGGALRATYPFVGNVLQTNLRRTPGDIADLDGTGARIRLVKGAYREPASVALQRKAEVDHAYERAIDALMAAECYPMIATHDPAMLDRAVAAAVGAGRGADRWEAQMLYGVRPELEQRMVDDGVRMRVYLPFGTDWYGYFMRRLAERPANVAFFLRALAHR; this is encoded by the coding sequence ATGCTCGACCAGGCCCTGAGTCACACCCTGAACCGCGCCTCCCGCAGCGCTCGCGCCCGGCGCGCGGTGGAGTCCTTCCCGCCCACCCGCAAGGTCGTCGACCGCTTCGTGCCCGGCGAGACCACCGCCGACGCGGTCGCCGCCGCCCGCCGGCTGGTCGCCACCGGTCGCGTGGTGAGCATCGACGTGCTCGGCGAGGACGTGCGCGACCTCGCCGGCGCCCGGGCCATGCGCGACGCCTATCTCGCCCTGGTCTCCGCGCTCGCCGAGGCGGGCTGTGCCGCCGGGGCCGACCTCTCGCTCAAGCTGTCCGCGATGGGCCAGGCCCTGCCCGGCGGTACGACGATCGCCACCGACCACGCCGCCGAGGTCGCCGACGCGGCCGCGGCGCTCGGCTGCACGGTCACCCTCGACATGGAGGACCACACGACCGTCGACTCGACGCTCGCGATCGGCGGTGCGCTGCGGGCGACGTACCCGTTCGTGGGGAACGTGCTGCAGACCAACCTGCGCCGGACGCCGGGCGACATCGCGGACCTCGACGGCACCGGCGCCAGGATCCGGCTGGTCAAGGGCGCCTACCGCGAGCCCGCGTCGGTCGCCCTTCAGCGCAAGGCCGAGGTCGACCACGCCTACGAGCGCGCGATCGACGCGTTGATGGCCGCCGAGTGCTACCCGATGATCGCCACCCACGACCCCGCGATGCTCGACCGCGCGGTGGCTGCGGCGGTGGGTGCGGGTCGGGGTGCGGACCGGTGGGAGGCGCAGATGCTGTACGGCGTGCGCCCCGAGCTCGAGCAGCGGATGGTCGACGACGGGGTACGGATGCGCGTCTACCTCCCGTTCGGCACCGACTGGTACGGGTACTTCATGCGGCGTCTCGCCGAGCGCCCCGCCAACGTCGCCTTCTTCCTGCGCGCCCTCGCGCACCGCTGA
- a CDS encoding PucR family transcriptional regulator, producing MSSLDDLVEDMARLTDAPCTLEDPDFRLIGFSDHRGDDVVDSIRQRSILQRRSSDDVRAWFRGQGIEDSPGPLRTPADPDLGIVARLCVPARHLDRVHGYFWLIDPDGRIPVSTWPEAVRIAESAAGLLNVAERRQGHRDALFRELVEGGRLAARESAVDLALAGGLDLQEPVTCVLLERPELLDQVASRPSRAGVVWVRSGPGVAGAVVRAGLVGATDGLTDLLGALGLGRRVDSLDRVTRAATGPTVPGIDALAAAHRGARVALRVARTAAPGTVVRWESLGPLALLGVTRDDDLESAVIAPPVRAFLSGAAPDLLGTVRTWLDEAGSVGRTAARLAVHRQTVYHRIAQVEQATGYDLGRGPDRLRLHLALELAPYLTG from the coding sequence GTGAGCTCGCTCGACGACCTCGTGGAGGACATGGCCCGGCTGACCGACGCGCCGTGCACGCTCGAGGACCCGGACTTCCGCCTCATCGGCTTCTCCGACCACCGCGGCGACGACGTCGTGGACTCGATCCGGCAGCGCTCGATCCTGCAGCGCCGGTCGAGCGACGACGTCCGAGCCTGGTTCCGGGGCCAGGGCATCGAGGACTCCCCCGGACCGTTGCGTACCCCGGCCGACCCCGACCTCGGGATCGTCGCCCGGCTGTGCGTCCCGGCGCGGCACCTGGACCGCGTGCACGGGTACTTCTGGCTGATCGACCCCGACGGCCGGATCCCCGTCTCCACCTGGCCCGAGGCGGTGCGGATCGCCGAGTCCGCGGCCGGGCTGCTCAATGTCGCCGAGCGCCGCCAGGGCCACCGGGATGCCCTCTTCCGCGAGCTGGTCGAGGGCGGTCGCCTGGCCGCTCGGGAGTCGGCGGTCGACCTGGCCCTGGCCGGCGGTCTCGACCTGCAGGAGCCGGTCACCTGCGTGCTGCTCGAGCGCCCGGAGCTGCTCGACCAGGTCGCGAGCCGGCCCTCCCGCGCCGGCGTGGTCTGGGTCCGGTCCGGTCCGGGCGTCGCCGGGGCCGTGGTCCGCGCCGGTCTCGTCGGCGCGACCGACGGCCTCACCGACCTCCTCGGCGCCCTGGGCCTGGGCCGCCGGGTCGACAGCCTGGACCGGGTCACCCGGGCCGCCACCGGCCCCACCGTCCCGGGCATCGACGCCCTCGCCGCCGCCCACCGCGGCGCCCGGGTCGCGCTGCGCGTGGCCCGGACCGCCGCGCCCGGCACCGTCGTGCGCTGGGAGTCCCTGGGCCCGCTGGCCCTGCTCGGCGTCACCCGCGACGACGACCTCGAGTCGGCCGTCATCGCCCCGCCGGTCCGCGCGTTCCTTTCCGGCGCGGCGCCCGACCTGCTCGGCACCGTGCGGACCTGGCTCGACGAGGCCGGCAGCGTCGGCCGTACGGCGGCCCGGCTCGCCGTGCACCGCCAGACCGTCTACCACCGGATCGCGCAGGTCGAGCAGGCCACCGGCTACGACCTCGGCCGGGGACCGGACCGCCTCCGGCTGCACCTCGCCCTGGAGCTCGCGCCGTACCTCACCGGCTGA
- a CDS encoding HNH endonuclease, with protein MTTVMLLNASYEPLGTVTFQHAVRMLFREVATVEEAHEDRMIGPHPWPRVIRLVRYVAAKWMYRPAAYSRTNVLKRDRHRCAYCGAYATTIDHLLPQSRGGGWTWLNTVAACSPCNGRKANRTPAEAGMRLRLDPFVPTRAQLAVG; from the coding sequence ATGACCACCGTGATGCTGCTCAACGCCTCCTACGAGCCGCTCGGCACGGTCACCTTCCAGCACGCCGTGCGGATGCTGTTCCGAGAGGTCGCCACCGTCGAGGAGGCGCACGAGGACCGGATGATCGGACCGCACCCGTGGCCCCGGGTGATCCGGCTGGTCCGCTACGTCGCCGCGAAGTGGATGTACCGGCCCGCGGCGTATTCACGGACCAATGTGCTCAAGCGGGACCGTCACCGGTGCGCCTACTGCGGGGCGTACGCCACCACCATCGACCACCTGCTCCCCCAGAGTCGCGGTGGCGGCTGGACCTGGCTGAACACGGTCGCGGCGTGCAGCCCGTGCAACGGCCGGAAGGCGAACCGCACCCCCGCCGAGGCGGGGATGCGGCTGCGGCTGGACCCGTTCGTGCCGACCCGCGCCCAGCTCGCCGTGGGCTGA
- a CDS encoding lysoplasmalogenase, which produces MRRSTKLELAYVALAAADTALAGSGRPWAHRARHVTKPLLLPALGSALATDARAQGSPLRTTTLLAQAGGWGGDVLLLGSGERAFAAGATSFGLGHLAYLTGFRRHRDRRTPMAGSRAARVVALLWAASGPVVAARAARQDRRLGGVVLSYSALLATTAAAATHLDPALPRDARLLTAAGGLTFLASDAVLGARTFLLPDAPARLESVVMATYTAAQLLLAEGAARAGR; this is translated from the coding sequence GTGCGCCGGTCCACCAAGCTCGAGCTCGCCTATGTCGCCCTCGCGGCGGCCGACACCGCGCTGGCGGGGTCCGGCCGCCCGTGGGCGCATCGGGCGCGGCATGTCACGAAGCCGCTGCTGCTGCCCGCCCTCGGCTCCGCCCTCGCCACCGACGCCCGCGCCCAGGGCTCGCCACTGCGCACCACCACCCTGCTCGCGCAGGCCGGCGGCTGGGGCGGCGACGTGCTGCTGCTCGGCTCCGGCGAGCGGGCCTTCGCCGCAGGCGCGACCTCCTTCGGGCTGGGCCATCTCGCCTACCTGACGGGCTTCCGGCGCCATCGCGACCGTCGTACGCCGATGGCCGGCAGCCGCGCCGCGCGGGTCGTCGCCCTGCTGTGGGCCGCCAGCGGGCCGGTGGTCGCGGCGCGGGCGGCCCGGCAGGACCGCCGCCTGGGCGGGGTCGTGCTCAGCTACTCCGCGCTGCTGGCCACCACGGCGGCCGCGGCCACCCACCTCGACCCGGCCCTGCCGCGCGACGCGCGCCTGCTCACCGCCGCGGGGGGACTCACCTTCCTCGCCTCCGACGCGGTGCTCGGTGCCCGGACCTTCCTGCTCCCCGACGCGCCCGCGCGACTCGAGTCGGTCGTGATGGCGACCTACACCGCGGCGCAGCTGCTGCTCGCCGAGGGCGCGGCACGCGCCGGTCGCTGA
- a CDS encoding HutD/Ves family protein, whose amino-acid sequence MSTQPTITRAADLPRVPWRNGQGVTTELALGGDPDDFSWRVSLAEVARSGDFSAFPGVDRIIMLVEGDAMTLHLPGHTQVLRTDEPFGFDGGVPVRCTVDRPTRDLNVMTRRGVARATLEVRAVTADPVDVPAAGTVVLAVLDGSVRLAAATLAAGDVAVTDEPVELSGAGRVAIARIEITDG is encoded by the coding sequence GTGAGCACGCAGCCGACGATCACCCGCGCCGCCGACCTGCCTCGCGTCCCGTGGCGCAACGGCCAGGGCGTGACCACCGAGCTCGCGCTCGGCGGCGATCCCGACGACTTCAGCTGGCGGGTGAGCCTGGCCGAGGTCGCCCGGAGCGGCGACTTCTCGGCCTTCCCGGGGGTCGACCGGATCATCATGCTGGTCGAGGGCGACGCGATGACGCTGCACCTGCCCGGTCACACCCAGGTGCTGCGCACAGACGAGCCGTTCGGCTTCGACGGCGGCGTGCCCGTGCGGTGCACGGTCGACCGGCCCACCCGGGACCTCAACGTGATGACCCGGCGCGGCGTCGCCCGGGCCACGCTCGAGGTCCGGGCGGTGACCGCGGATCCGGTCGACGTACCGGCGGCGGGGACGGTGGTGCTGGCCGTGCTCGACGGCAGCGTCCGCCTCGCCGCGGCCACGCTGGCGGCCGGCGACGTCGCGGTGACCGACGAGCCGGTCGAGCTGAGCGGCGCGGGCCGGGTGGCGATCGCCCGGATCGAGATTACCGACGGGTAA
- a CDS encoding GMC oxidoreductase yields MSASPRSASRFTRRGFLATTGAAVGAASLGVPALTSPAAGAAIGNGAQVPALVIGTGYGGAVAALRLAQAGVPVEMVEMGMSWDTPGSDGKIFPKVTSPDKRAYWLRTKTKAPVSNFFGFPIDSTISRYTGVLDAEEFAGITVYQGRGVGGGSLVNGGMAVTPKQSRFSSILPSVDPAEMYGTYYPRANAGLGVGSIDPAWFETAACYQYARVGRKHAQRSGFAWTFVPDVYDWNYMKAEQAGTVTRSALDGQVMYGNDHGKKSLVQTYLAQALATGRVNVSALHKVTSVAPASGGGYTVTIDQINTTGDTVATKTVTAAKVFFAAGSVGTSKLLVRLKATGVLPALNNEIGKGWGDNGNVMCGRANHMWDATGTLQSTIPCSGIDNWDAGGAFAEVAPLPTGIETYASLYLSITNTTRRAEFSWNTAAGKVDLSWQTAWKQDSINMAKTIFDKINSKEGTIYRTDLFGGYKIWQDGLTYHPLGGAVLNKATDNYGRLHGYAGLYVIDGALIPGNTTVNPFVTITALAERNIDHVLANDL; encoded by the coding sequence ATGTCCGCAAGCCCCCGCTCCGCGTCCCGGTTCACCCGCCGCGGCTTCCTGGCGACGACCGGCGCCGCCGTCGGAGCCGCGTCGCTCGGCGTACCGGCGCTGACCAGTCCCGCCGCCGGGGCCGCCATCGGCAACGGCGCCCAGGTCCCCGCGCTCGTCATCGGCACCGGGTACGGCGGCGCGGTGGCCGCGCTCCGGCTGGCCCAGGCCGGCGTGCCCGTCGAGATGGTGGAGATGGGCATGTCGTGGGACACCCCGGGCTCCGACGGCAAGATCTTCCCGAAGGTCACCTCGCCGGACAAGCGCGCCTACTGGCTGCGCACCAAGACCAAGGCGCCGGTGAGCAACTTCTTCGGCTTCCCGATCGACTCCACGATCAGCCGGTACACCGGCGTCCTCGATGCGGAGGAGTTCGCCGGCATCACCGTCTACCAGGGCCGCGGCGTCGGCGGCGGGTCGCTGGTCAACGGCGGCATGGCGGTCACCCCGAAGCAGTCGCGGTTCAGCTCGATCCTGCCCTCGGTCGACCCGGCGGAGATGTACGGCACCTACTACCCGCGCGCCAACGCCGGCCTCGGCGTCGGCTCGATCGACCCGGCCTGGTTCGAGACCGCGGCCTGCTACCAGTACGCCCGGGTCGGGCGGAAGCACGCCCAGCGCTCCGGCTTCGCGTGGACCTTCGTGCCCGACGTCTACGACTGGAACTACATGAAGGCCGAGCAGGCCGGCACGGTCACCCGGTCCGCGCTCGACGGCCAGGTCATGTACGGCAACGACCACGGCAAGAAGTCGCTCGTGCAGACCTATCTCGCCCAGGCGCTCGCCACCGGCCGGGTGAACGTCTCGGCGCTGCACAAGGTCACCTCGGTCGCCCCGGCGTCCGGCGGTGGCTACACCGTGACCATCGACCAGATCAACACCACCGGCGACACGGTGGCGACCAAGACCGTCACCGCCGCGAAGGTGTTCTTCGCCGCCGGCAGCGTCGGGACCAGCAAGCTGCTGGTACGGCTCAAGGCGACCGGCGTCCTGCCCGCGCTCAACAACGAGATCGGCAAGGGCTGGGGCGACAACGGCAACGTCATGTGCGGGCGGGCCAACCACATGTGGGACGCCACCGGCACCCTGCAGTCGACGATCCCCTGCTCCGGCATCGACAACTGGGACGCCGGGGGCGCGTTCGCGGAGGTCGCCCCGCTGCCGACCGGCATCGAGACCTACGCCTCGCTGTACCTGTCGATCACCAACACCACGCGACGCGCGGAGTTCTCCTGGAACACCGCCGCCGGCAAGGTCGACCTGTCCTGGCAGACCGCCTGGAAGCAGGACTCGATCAACATGGCCAAGACCATCTTCGACAAGATCAACAGCAAGGAGGGCACGATCTACCGCACCGACCTCTTCGGCGGCTACAAGATCTGGCAGGACGGGCTCACCTACCACCCGCTGGGCGGCGCCGTGCTCAACAAGGCCACCGACAACTACGGCCGGCTCCACGGGTACGCCGGGCTGTACGTCATCGACGGCGCGCTGATCCCCGGCAACACCACGGTCAACCCCTTCGTGACGATCACCGCGCTCGCCGAGCGCAACATCGACCACGTGCTGGCCAACGACCTGTGA